GAAATGCAAGCGTAAGTGAGTGTTCTTAGAAGCTTAGCTGGTTTGGGGGTCTGGGTTGAGTATGTCTTGATTCCAATGCCCAGAACTGATTTCTGTCCTTAGAAGCTTACAGAAAAGAATAGGTTAAGTTCCTGGGTAATATGATAGTAACTTGCTGAGCCGACATTACTAACACTCAGGTCATAAAGTGGAGACAATAGGGAAAAGGAGCATTCCTAGATCAGATATGAAATAGAGTTAGGAAAGACCGTGCTTCCTGGAAATACATGTAAGATAACTCAATTAACCAAAGGGGTGGTGTTTTGTTTCTGTGGGCACCTTGAAGGCATGTGTAAGATCACACAGCTTGCTCACTCTTTTCAACTGCTTCCTTCTGCACTGTTCTTTGTTATTCACTAGCACTACTGCATAGTGATAGAATGCACAACCTGGAATTAggctgcctgagttcaaatctttccctcttccctttctcacTTGCCCATGTTAGTGACTTGGTCATAATCCTtacttataaaattaaagaataacaATACTCATTTTTTATAGCGATGTTAGAGTGAAATTAGGTACTATATATACAGCACTTAGCTTAATGCTTAAAGCAGAGTATGTATTGTTTATGCTAGCTACTCATAAAATAATTGTTCTCAGCTatatcatttctgtttttgtatttcaATATCCATTCTCCCAAGAGAATAGAATAAGGAACCAGCGAGTGTTTCTGAGCACTCACACTATATTGTTTCTAGTTCCCCCTTATTCATGGTTTTGCTTTCCACAATTCCAGTTACCCACAGCCAACTgaagtctggaagcagatgatcttaTTTCTAACATAATGTCAGGACATCAATAGTAGTCTAATGCTATATCACAATGTCTGTGTCATTTGtgtcacttcatctcatcatgggGCCATTTTATAATCTcacttcatcatcatcatcagaagggtgagtacagtataCTAAgatattctgagagagagagaccacatttacataacttttatttcagaatattattaaaattctcctattttattattagttattattgttaatctGTAACAGTGCCTagtttgtaaattaaactttatcatgggtatgtatatataggaaaaagcATAGTATCTATGAGATCCAGTGTCAGGTATCCACCAGTGTATTGGAATGTATCCTTCACAGATAAGGGGAGACAACTGTAAATCCAACTATGTGAGATTAGAGAGTTTGTTAGTCTTTTCTCCTGAAATTAGGTTCAGCAAATCTCACTCTTCTCATAAGTAACTAATTGCATAGTTACATGGGCCCTTATATTTTAGTGCACACAATCCCCTCATGTGCCAAGCACACAAAGCAAGTGACTAGCAGAGTTGGGGCAGGACCAGGTCTCCTAACTCCCAGTGCTTACATGTTGCACCCTGCAGCTGTGCCTCCTTTCTTAAGATAATCTTATTAGGTCTGTgactttataatgataaaaaaaatatgtatttaaaattaagtttaagaAACTACagcaaaaacaaatgcaaaaacacacaaaaaaataccttttttgcTTATAGGTAGGCACAGGGATGcccaaattaattaaataaaataagacagacCCTTTGTTCAGTATGCTATTATTTTAGCTATAAATTGTAACttaaaatcacctggggaggGCGCCTatgtggctctgttggttaagcatttgcctttggctcaggttgtgttcccagggccctaggatccagccccacatctggctccctgctcagaagggagcctgcttctccctctgcctctgcattaCCCccctgtctcttatgaatagataaataaaatctttgaaaaaaaagtcacctgGGAAGTCACTTTGTTGAATGTTCTCCTTGTTTATCATCAAATTCCATAAAtcctcttgaaaagaaaaaagataaagacaaaaaataaattaggattgAGATTAAATAAGAATGTTAGGATAATCACTAGGATGTCTTAAAACGTTTGAGCCAGTTTTCTTCTGTAGATTTTCCTATGTCATAAATAAGTGCCATAAATAAGTGTCATAAATTCAATACCTCCATAACAGCTTGTAGTTTGTGAATTATCTGTTTGCACAATTACCTCTTTGAATTTGCCAAAAAATCTATTCATTAGGTGTCTATTATATATAAACTGTATAAGATGGATATATTGGTATATTTGTTTAGTAatatatccccagcacctagaacagtgcctggcatatagtataaattaataaatgtttgcattaaataaatagtaaatggataaatgaatgaatttttatctttttatgtatgAAAAAAACTTCTAAAGCTCaaagagattaaacaacatgtcCAAGACATGTTACCAAGCTGGTAAACTGCAAAGTCTAAAACTGAGATCTCTAGAATCAGGAGTTAATACTAGAAGAACTATACTGTTCAAGGGTAGAGTGCAGGGTAgctgctgaaaaaataaaatgattaatctATGGCCTTTGGAGGAGTTCATAGTCTAGTGGAGAAAATAGACACAAttgaaaacaatgaaacagaCATGAAGGTTCCTACAAAGCATTAGGAAATCCAGAGTATAAATATCGGCATTCTGTAATCATAGGGGACTGTGATGTCTTCACAGAGCTTGTCTTTGAATTGGACTTGAAAAAATGATTAGACTTGCTAGGTAAACAAGCAAGTCTTCCTCGTAAGGCCTTGCTAGCACAGCGAAAGGCCATGTGCAAGGATGTTGGGGGTTTATGCAAACATGACCAGTTCTGAAACAAATCGTTTGTCATTGGGGCATCAGGCGTTTGACCTCAGGAGTGAGATTCACGATTAAAAGATACACAGGCCTCAGGGAAGAACATTTTAACATCAGCCAAATGCATTTGTTCTGATTTTCAGCCTATGGAACTTCACAAAAGGGTTTCAAGCATAGCAGTAATAGAACTCAACTTGTGTTTTTGTTATCTGACAATGAGTAGAGGATGGTTTGGAGGAAGGACAGACAGAAACAGTGGAACCaaccataaataataaaaagagctCAGGAAAGAGGTGAGGAAGGACTCTGCTAGGCCAGCTAGTCAGTGGAGttgaagaaaaacaatgataaagcaaaaaaatttagaatattccGTGATTCAAGAAAGGTGGTGACAAGCAGGAAAGATCCGGTAATAATATTGCCCATCTGAAGACACACGCCGGCTATATTTGGAGCTTCAAGGGGTAATGTTTAAGGGCAGATAcataaagaaaagtcagaaagaaTGCAAAAGAATGGCTAGAGGTAGggaggaaacaggaaaatgtgtGTCATGGAAATTCAGCAGGTGAGAGGAAATTCACAAAGACTGGAGCCTTCTTGAGGGGTCAGAGGAATTAAGAATATGTATGTTTTTCAGACAATGGTGACCAGAATCCAGTCAACATAGCTCTAATCCAGAGTGGAGAAAGTGAGCTATTCTAGTCAGTGCCCTGAAAAGCACTCATATGGTATTATTATGTGCCTGACACAGTACTTACACATCAGATATAGTAGAGTAAATCAAGAAAATTCTCATCTTTATAAAGTTCCCCATCCCTGTCATTCTCTCTAATcaaatctcattttatctttgaagGCCCAAATTGTATCTCATCCTTGCCATAAACACTGCCCTAAGTATCCTGCTGTCAGTGACAACTTCATTCTCTAGAAATTACCTGAGATGATTTGCTGACATTTATCTTAGTTAGCATATTAGTCATCACTGCATTTGCTATGTCATTTTGCCATAAGGACTGCAAATCTTTGACAAGGGAATTACATTCTAGATTTGTCCTTCCCAGTTTTTGCCCCTACTTTGTGTCTACTAAGGACTTAGAACACATCTTGATGGTCTCCTTCCATTCCCCATCCCCATTATATTTATGGTCTTCCCTTAGACAGAGAAAGGACAGCTAGATTTTTCCCTTGAGCAAGGACTGCTGTGTCTTTCAACAAAGATCCCTCAGGCTTTCTCAGTCAAATTGCAATAATGGGTTTTAGATCTGATCTCTAAGATACTTTTCCTTAGTTAAtcaattcaacaattatttactgAATGTCTCATTCAATCTGTAAGGTACTGTGTTAGAGCCATGAACTAGATAGATCTGGTCCCCACTTTCATATAGCtacatgattaaaaataaataaagatggtgATATATATTATAACGACACTATGACAAGGTAAAGTAAGAGAGAAGAACTAtagggaatgagagaagatagTGTGAATAAGAGTGGCAATAGAATTGTTTTCCAAGGTGGTGACTTTTAGATGAGCTACAGGACAAAGCACTAGTCACGAGAGAAGGGAAGAGCATTTTAGGCAGAAATGAAAGCAAGGGCAGAGAGCCCGAGGTGGTTTTAAattccagaaacagaaagaacatCATTTACTTAGAAAACAATGTGGAAAAGAGGACATGGTTGAAGTCAAGCTCCCTTCCCAAATCCAGAGCTGACATCAGTTGTCTTCTATTTCAGATAATGAGCTTTCAGggttaacagagaaaaaaaagttccagTTTACATCTGGGGAATTCcccagggaagaaataaaaagaaatactatctCAACTCCTTGCAGTGCTATTATTGTGCTTTGTAACAATATTCAACAGGAGTGCAATAAGTACTCTGTGCTTGCTTGCCGATTTCCTCTTTGTTTATATTAACAATCCCAGGAACTCAGTGGTTGCAAACGCaatcataataagaaaaataacaatacaaaaataaacatctgtGAGTTTCAATAATTTGTGCATGAGGATGGTATGCAGAATCCTGCCTATCCACATGATAACATATTGACTTAAGCAAATCAGAGATTACAACATGGCCCTTGATTACTTCTCTGTAGAAGTGTTTCTTAATCTGTTATTGGTCATAGACCCTTTTGAGAATTGAACAGAAGTCAGAAACATTTTCCCTAAAACAAAAGTCAAGATGCACACTTacacaaatatgaataaaaatttaaagggtAGGTGGACCTTTAAGGTCCATGTAGTGCAGAGCATCTAATGGAGGGCTTTCAAAATTGATGGGCTATCAGAATCACCAGAAAGCTTGTTAAAAAGCATATCCCTAGCTTTGCCCTAGGAAGATGCAAGATGGGATGAAGGAAACTTCATTTTGTACAAGTTCTCCAGGAGATTCTAGACCACACTTTGTCAAGCTCTGCTTTGGGGTCTTTGAAAGAGAGACTCAGTGAGTGGAGATTGAAAGCATCTGGAAATTCAGAGCAGGTTGGATCCAGGAAAGCTGAAAGTAGGGAGATGACTGTGGGTGGAATGACAATAGGGCAAAGTAGAAGTGAAAATCAGAGCTGTGTATAGACTGGAGTAAGATGTGTTAGGAGTTGGACACGGGCTTGGAAGCAGGTAGGGAACCCTGGGAAGATTCTGGGCTATATGCTCTGCCACCATGGCAATCCCTCATGATCAATACTCATATGAGAGgttctgtagattgtctctgaaAAGAGATCAGCTATTCCCTCTGATAACCCTCTTCAGTTTCTCAAACTAGAAGATAAAGGCAGGACTCATCACACCTCTTACAATGAACACATCACTAACCACCATCTTCACCAAAGATTTACAGTGCCTGGACTGGGTGGgtcctttattcttttaactttacagatgaggaaactgaggcactcagAGAAGGAGTTCACCCAGTCAAGTAGCACATGTGTGAAGACCAGAACCTGGCTTTCTATTCCCTGGTCTAGTGCTCCTACTCCGCTGGCactgagataaaaaatattttatggaactACATGTTGGGAATGTACACACTCCAAAAGAGTTTAGGAAAATTCATTGCGATGCAAATATATCTTAAGGTAGGGCAATACTTTTCAACTCAAATAATATATTGTCATGCACAATTttgtttctcattcattttaatgCAATGTGGTCATTACCAACAGCGAACTGGACAAAAGCAAGGTCTGTCTCAGTGCTTACGTGCTCCTCGTCATGGAGCGAAGGATGAATTCCACTGCATTCTCAATGATCTCTGTGCCCAAAAGGTTCAGGAATTTGGGGAATTCTGGCTCTGTTTTTTTGTCTGAGGCATCTGGCTGGTCATCTGGTTTGTCATctgaaaaacagaacagaatctCAGGTGATTCTCAGATTATCA
The Vulpes vulpes isolate BD-2025 chromosome 2, VulVul3, whole genome shotgun sequence genome window above contains:
- the C2H5orf46 gene encoding uncharacterized protein C5orf46 homolog, which codes for MAVSVLRLTIVLGLLILILTCQADDKPDDQPDASDKKTEPEFPKFLNLLGTEIIENAVEFILRSMTRSTGFMEFDDKQGEHSTK